The DNA segment AACCCAGTTCGTATCGCGTGAGTTGCGCGCGCTCGCCGGCCCGGAGCAGAATCCACTCCGGATGGAACGCCTGCCAGATCGAATGGTACGGTGAGGGGTTTGCCGCGGAGTAGAACGGAAGTACCTGTGGCGAGACGATTCCCACGGTGTCCAGCACGCGCAGGTGGCTGTACCAGCCGATATAGCCGATCGGCTCCAGCATCACGGTATCGGCGGGCGCTGCGTGCGCACGCAGCCAGATGCCGATCGGTATCCGCACCTGGCGCTCGGCGCGCTGCGCCACGATCAGCGTGGCGGCTGCGCGCGGCAGGGTTACGCCAAGCAGCAGCGCGCATAGCGGCGCCGGCGCCCAGGTTGGGATCCGCACCGGTGGCTTGAACCGCTGGATCATCCGCGCATAGCCCAGCGCCGACAGGCAGTACCAGACCGGGCTGGGCGGCACAAAGTACCAGCCGAACAGGAACACCTTGGAGAGCGCCATGGCGCCGTAGTAGAGCAGCAGCCATACGCCGGGCCACAGTTCCGGCTCGGCCCGGAAGCTCCGGCTGCGAATAACGGCTCCTGTACCAAATAGGGCCCATGCGACCACGCCGGCCGCGACTGCGAGATCGAGCGGGTTGTGAAGCATCTCGAAGAGAAACCGACCCAGCCATGGAAATCTGGATGCCGCATGCCATGCGTAGACGGTAAGTTTTGCATGCACCGAAACCGGCATCGGCGAACCGAAAAACGCGGTGGCATACAGCGTCCATGGCAGCACACACACAGCGAAGAGTGCGAGGCCCTTCAGCGGCAGCCGCCGCTGATGCGCCAGGGTGGCGCCAGCAAGCACGATCGCCAATGCGAAGCCATCGATCCGAAGCAGAACCGTGATGGCAGCGGCGAACCATGCCAACGTACTGCGCCCCTGCAGCCACCATGCCCAGCACCAGACAGCGGATGCCGCCACCAGTCCAACTTCCATTCCCTTGGTGGCCCATACCAGGTTGATCGGGGCGGCTGCGCAGAGCGCTGCGGCCGCCAGGCCGGCGCGCGGATGGCCGCACGCCCGGCAAAAGGCGAATGCCCCGGCGGCCGCCAGGAGGTCGCCGGTGATCCCGGCCGCCCGCGCGGCCATAAGTGGATTGAGTCCAACCCGGATCACGGCGGCCAGAAACAGGGTGTAGAGCGGTGTTGTTGCTCCCAGAACGCGCTCGCCGCGGTTGTAGACGAACCCGTGGCCGTGCGCGATATTCGCGGCGTAGCGCAGCGTGATGAAGAAGTCTTCTTCGGCGGCGTGGGCCGTTCGCCACAATGCCAGCCGCGCAATGAGCGCCAGAAGAAGGATAACCGCCAGAGTCGACCAGCAATCCCGCGATGGAGCGCGTTCCGCTTGCATCATGCGCCGGCTGCGGGAGGCGCCGGCATCAAACCCTGGATGGCGCCGCTTCCTGCCGCGCCGCGCCGTTGGTGACCTGCGCCTCCAGTGGCCAGTTGAGGCGCGCACTGCCCTTCAGCACAATGCGGCCCGGCTCGCAAATCGCCTCCGAGAGCCAGAGCGGCAGCGGCAAGTCGCGCAGATCGAGCGTCAGCAAGCTCTTGAGCTGGTTCTCAATAAACTGAACGACGGCGCTGGGCAGGCCAATGCCGGCGGCCGTCATGGTTTGCCAGTCGGGCATGGCTCGAACGCCTGCCTCTATGCGGATGACGGCGTCAGCGGAGATCGGCAGCCCGATGCCCATCTTCACCACCTGGCCGGTGAGTCGAATCTTGCCGGTAAGCACGGCAAGCCGCATGGAACGCACCGGCGCATCCGCGGGGATGCTGGCCTCCATGAGACGATTGAGGTTCACCTCGGAGATGATCGCAGTCACAGCTGCCTCTTTGGATGTGACCCGTACGTCGCCATCCGGCTGGACCGAGCCGCGGAGACCGACAATCTCTACCAACAATTCATCCACGGTGGTGTCGGCCCGCAGCTTCACGTTGCGCGCCGTCAGCGTGCCACTCTCAATACCAAATGCAAGGGCTTCGTCCGCCATGTCCGGCCTCTCGCGCAAGAATATCGGCGGCGCATTGTAGCATAAGGCGCGAACCGGAGAGCCGCCGGGTATCTCCACACGAGCGGTCTGAGCCGCGGGCCGCGCCGCACCTATTCGCCAGGCCCGGCAGGTATACTTGGATCACCACTACAAGAATGTATAGGGAAAGAGGTTGCCTTTGCGTTCGGCCTCCGGGCTGAAGCCGCAGAGGCATTGTTGTAAGAGGCTGGTTTCGAGCCTGCAATATGCGAAACTTCGTCCGTTTTCTCGGCGAAATCCGCGCCTACTGGCGCACGCTGGCGCTCATTGCGTGCCTTACAGTGTGTACGGCGGCGCTCAGCCTGCCGCCACCCCTCGTGATCCAGTACATCACGGATCACCTCTCCGATATCGCGCTTCACCGGCATCTGCCGATCAGCCTGGTCGGCGTCTTCGCAGCCGTCGTAGGCATCGCCGCCGCCAGCGCAATCCTCGGCTACTTCCTCTCGGTGGCGATCACATATCTCGGACAGCGCTTCAAGCAAGACATGCGCCGCAAACTGTACGCGCACATGCAGTCGCTCTCGCTCGGTTTCTTTGAAAAGAACCAGACGGGCAAGCTGATGTCCAACATCACCAACGACGTGGCCACGCTGGACCAGTTGATCGGCGGCGGGTTCGTGACGGTGATTCAGGATTGCGTGACGCTGCTTGCCGTGATGTTCATCATCTTTCTGAAGAGCTGGACACTCTCGCTGGTAGCGTTAGCTGTTTTTCCAATCTACATCCTGAACTACCTGGCGTTCATCGGCAAAATCAAGATCACCAGCCACGAAATCCGCGAACAGCGCGACGTGATGCTGGGCGATCTTCAGGAGAAACTGGCCGGCGTTCAGGTTGTGAAGAGCTACGCTCGCGAACGGTACGAAGTGCATCAGTTTGTGGGCGAGACGCGCAACCTGCTCACCTTGAATGTGCGCATCTCGGCGATGTCGACCGGCTTGTGGACGATCGCGGAGTTCATCGGCGCGGTCGGCACGGCGCTCCTCTTGTGGTACGGCGGAAGATTGGTGATTCACGGCGCCATATCGGTCGGCTCGCTGGTGGCATTCTACGCCTATGTTGGCGGCTATCTGTATGGACCCGTTCTGCGGCTGATCCAGATCAACGACCAGGTCGCGCGCGTTAACGCGGCGCTGTGGCGCATCTTCAACAC comes from the Armatimonadota bacterium genome and includes:
- a CDS encoding LmeA family phospholipid-binding protein; this translates as MADEALAFGIESGTLTARNVKLRADTTVDELLVEIVGLRGSVQPDGDVRVTSKEAAVTAIISEVNLNRLMEASIPADAPVRSMRLAVLTGKIRLTGQVVKMGIGLPISADAVIRIEAGVRAMPDWQTMTAAGIGLPSAVVQFIENQLKSLLTLDLRDLPLPLWLSEAICEPGRIVLKGSARLNWPLEAQVTNGAARQEAAPSRV
- a CDS encoding ABC transporter ATP-binding protein; translated protein: MRNFVRFLGEIRAYWRTLALIACLTVCTAALSLPPPLVIQYITDHLSDIALHRHLPISLVGVFAAVVGIAAASAILGYFLSVAITYLGQRFKQDMRRKLYAHMQSLSLGFFEKNQTGKLMSNITNDVATLDQLIGGGFVTVIQDCVTLLAVMFIIFLKSWTLSLVALAVFPIYILNYLAFIGKIKITSHEIREQRDVMLGDLQEKLAGVQVVKSYARERYEVHQFVGETRNLLTLNVRISAMSTGLWTIAEFIGAVGTALLLWYGGRLVIHGAISVGSLVAFYAYVGGYLYGPVLRLIQINDQVARVNAALWRIFNTLDTKPNVKDRDGAEPLPKIRGDVRFEKVVFEYEAGTPVLKGIDLAVTAGQLVALVGESGSGKTTMINLLQRNYDVTSGAITVDGRDVRDVTLASLRRQVGVVIQETILFNTTVRENIRYGRLEATDAEVEEAARAANIAHVIEALPRKYDTRIGEDGVKLSGGEKQRVAIARALLSDPRILILDEATSALDSETEAMIQEALDRLLAGRTSFVVAHRLSTIVKADQIVVMEQGEIKEIGSHTELLQQGGMYAALYTQQFKAALEDSDTARQLLAPAQG